From the genome of Vagococcus entomophilus:
CTTGAGAACCATTTAATAAAGTAGTTGTATGAGGTGTGAAAAAAAGATTCATAGTTGCTAAATCGGGTAAGTATTTTGCAAATGCAGTCATTGCGAATAACATTTGACTTAATCCAAGAATAAGAGAGAACATTATTGCAATCGGTAAAATGTGTGATTTGGTAATGATGGTCAAAAAGACTGTAATCCAAGTTATTAGCGTCCAACTTAACATTGCAATAATCACTTTAATCAAAAATTCAAGAATTAAAGGGAGAGTAAAAGAGCCATTAAATTGGATAATACCAACTCCTAAGCAAATTAAACTGGAGAGTAAACCAATAATCCAAACTATAGCTGTTAGAAGAAATATCTTAGCAGTAATGAGTTTTATTCGCGCAGGTATTGTTAATAAGGTTGTACGCAAATATGAATTTGAATATTCTTGACCGAAGAAACTAGCGGCTATAATAACAAGTCCCGCTTGGCTCAAAAATAAATTACGTAAACTAATGGATAATATCTCATTGGTTACCAAAGGTTGATCATTTCCAGCTCCCAAAAAAAATAATATTACAGGAGCTACTAAAATGGTTCCGATTGCGCCAAATAAGCACCAATTATAAGAGAAGAATTTGATTAGTTCACTTTGAAGAATATTCTTAATCATCAATATTTTCCTCCCACGTCGCTACGAGTAAACGAATAGAATGCTATTAACATAGAAAAAAATATCCACAGAAGAAGTATCAATATACCTTTTGCTGGATCATGAGCATAAGATTTAACCGGAGTAGCAACAATATGATTTCCTGCTGCTACGGGTAGATATTCCCCCCAGGACCATTTCTCTGCTAGATAACTTCCAAGATTGTAGATTTGAGGAACTAGAAATATCAATGGAACAATCATATTTCTAAATATTAAGCCAATCAAAAAGGATAAAACTGTTAATAATGTCCAATCTAATGTCGTATAGCCAATAAACTTCCAAGCTATTGGACTTAAAATGAATGGGTTCAATCCTAAACTACCTAATCTAACATGTGTAATCGCAACGGTTATAAATATTGAAATAAATGAAACTAATATAGTCGAAATCAAAATAGTTAGTAGTTTGGCATTAAAAAGTTCTTTACGCTTATTGCTATATAACATGGTTGTACGCAAATTATGATTTTTATATTCACTAGCGCCGCTAATTCCGCCCCAGAGTACAATTGGAAGTACTCCGAATAAAGCAGCATCAAAGCCAAAATAATCTAGTGGAGGTATAGCTTCTAGTAAGTCGGGGTGTGTCGCTGGAGTTGCATCTAATCCTATGGAAAGTAATTGGTTAGCTTCTAATAATCCAAGTAAGGGTTGAAGAACGATTACTAATGCAAAAATGATCCACCAGCCATGACTATTTATCAGTTTAGAAAATTCGGAATAAGTTACTTTAACAAAACTCATGATTAATTTCCTCCCTCAGTAAGTAGAAAGAATACATCTTCTAATGTTTCAATGCTTTGCATCACTTCATGAAGTTCACCAGTAACAACAATCTGACCTTTGTTAATGATAACAACGTCATCCGCAATAGCTTCGATTTCAGAAAGGTAGTGTGAGGAGAGTAATACTGTTTTTCCTTGATCAGCTTGTCTGCGAATAAAATTTCTAAACCATTTTATTCCCATGGGATCTAAGCCATTTGTTGGTTCGTCAAGAACTAGATATTGGGGATCTCCCAGCAGAGCAATAGCAATCCCTAACCTTTGCCCTTCACCTAAAGATAGGGTTCCAAGTTGTGCATGACTTTTATTTGATAGGTCGACAATATCTAAGACTTCTGAAATACGTTTATTTGGGATATTGTTACTTTTTGCAATGATTTTCAGATGTGTTTTAACTTTTCTTGATGGAGTTCCGCCAATCCCATCAAATGCCGATCCAACAATTTGCAATGGGAAGGTGAAATTACTATAATTTTTTTTACCGAAAGTTGCTGTTCCTGATAAAGGTCGGTCTAAACCGAGAAGTATTCTAAGCGTAGAGCTCTTTCCAGCTCCGTTAGGTCCAAGAAAAGCTGTTATACGTCCTTCTTTAGCCTTAAAAGTTATATTTTCTAGTATATTTTTCTTTTTATGTTGTTTACATACATTCGAAACGACAATATTTTTCAATAGTATGACTCCTTTAAATTATTTTATTTAATTTGTTTTTAAATTAAAAATTTACACTTCTCTATCCACCTATTCCCAGTACGATTAGACCAGATAGTTGCAGAGTCATATTAGAAATAGGAGTCATGAATGCTTGTATTTTAGCTAATCTTATTCCAATATTACGCAATCGTTCTGCTTGCAGTTTAGATTTTTCTTCCTCTATGTCTGTTGCGTTTGTTGCACGAATTGTTCTGATAGCATGTAAATCACGCTCGATATCGCCACTTAATTTTCCTAACTCTTTTTGTGCAGAAAAACTAGCTTTCTGTATAGCTTTACTCATAATAATGGTTCCAATAAAAGATACACAAACTGTTGAAAGAGCCATAAAAAATAGCAAGGAATCTCTCAAAATCATCCCGATAGCTGCCCCAACAACAACTAAAAAGCCACTACTTAACGCAATACTTACTTGTATTAAAGCCATTCTCAATTTAGAGGAGTCACCACTAACCCTGCTTAGTAGATCACCTACACTTCTTGTATCGTACTCGTGGATTGGTAATCTTAATAAATGACTAATTAAACTTTTTCGCGCTTTAAAAACGACCCCTTCACCAATTATTTGTAGCAAATAATATTGAACCGCTGTTAAAATCGTTGATAATATCAATACTATAATGAGAATTCCTAAACTTGAATTAATCTTAATTCCTGTATTTGATTGATCAATTAAATTAGCAACAAGGTTAGGTTGAGCGAGAGTTAAAGCCGCACTGATTAATCCTAATATTCCAACGCAAATGAATTCCCAATTATGCCCTTTTGCTAAGGCAAACAAGGACCTGGTATTTACTGAGGGTGTATGGTTCTCAGAATTAATAATTTCGGACTCCTTTTTTTTACGTTCTATATTTTCTTGTTTTATTTTTTTCAAATACGATTCTTTTCTGAGGATATCAGTTGAATGGTGTGGCACACATATCGCTTTAGAATATATTTGAACTTCTGCGGGCTCTCCAATAGGGCATTCATTTAGCTCTATCCATGCATGTGCTCTAAATGGCTCTTGTGCATACCCAGTACACCAACTTACTGATTTACGTTGTAGCCACAGTACTAATACAACAGCAAGTGATCGTCTAAGACATCCTTCTTGACTTCTACATCTACTACTTACGATACACACTGCGTTTCGCGCAGTTTTTACCTGTTTTTCTGATGCGGGAGGATTGTTTTTTATTAGCTTCACCAATATTTTTTCAATTCTCCCAGGGGACATCCAATTAAGCGGTGCAGACAGTATTAAACTCAAACGAGCCAAAAATCTCGCACTAAAAGATACCGAATCTATTTGTTCTGGAAAAAGTTGGATATTCATTATGCAAGTTTCATCTCCTTCAGAAGAGCCATAAACTCAGCAACATCTGTTTCCGCTTGCGCTTTATCTAGAGAGAATGAAGTTTTCAATTGTAGTGCTAACTCATCTACCGTCAAGCCTTTACTCAAACCTTCCAACATAGAAACTCCAGAAGCATTTACTTGAAAATAAATTCCTCTACTTTTATCCAAAACGATTGCGCCATCATCTTGGCTAATAATTTTCAACTCTCTTTTTACTTTTCTCATTAATATTATTCCTCCTTTTTAGAAAATAACTACAAGTTAACAACCGTTAATTTTCTTTCATTTTTTTCTATTTTTTTAAAGCTACACGAAGCCAGCGTTCAACAGCTGCTAATCTCTCAAAAGCTTCAACTCTAGTATGTAGAGCAGAAGGCATTGATAATTCAGAAATTAGTATATCTGCATCTATAATTCCCAATTCAACTAATTTGAATTGGTGCACTTTCTGGGAGTACTTCTTTACAGCTTCTTTGTAGCTTTTATACAAACTGGTGGAATAGTCTCCTTTAAATCCACGTGTAAAAATATTTTTTGAAACAAGTCCTTTAGTGGCATTATATAAAATTGATTTTGTTACAGTATGATCTTGTCTATAACGGGCTGGTATAGCTAAAGAATAATTAATAATGTCTACATCTAAAAAAGGAGCTTGCCAAGTCATACCGTTAACACCATATATGTTGTTAATCTGAGTTATCAAATGTCTTTGAAAGAGTAGAGACTCAATCATCTGGTGTCGAGAACGATCGGAGTCTAAAGAATTCGGTGTGTTATCTAATTTATTTATTAGGGCGCTATAACTTAATTCTCGGTAAGTCTTCGTAAGCCAATTTGGTACTGTGACTGGACCACACCAATTGAGTGTAGAACTTTGACGAGTTTGTTTAGCATAGCCAAAGCCTTTATCTATTTCGTTTTTTACAGCTTCTGTAAAGGAAGTATTATTTATTAGATCTACTGTCCCAACTGAAATTGGAATCCGATTTAGTAAACAATATCGTAAACCTAAGTCTATACTGCGTAATTTATTTTGGCGTACAAGAGACCATGCGTTGGCAGGCATAGGAGTGAATAATTCATCCCCGCCAAGACCGGTAAAATGAGTGGCACTGGCGGGAGTTAATGCTGAATTTTCTATAGATTCAACATATCCTTCTGTATCTGCCCAAAATAATGGAGAATCTGGTAACACTGAGTTTGAGTAGTCCCTATCAATTTCAAAATTTTTCCCCGAGCTACCTAAAGAAGGTAATGAAGTAAATATGGCGTTGATATCGTTTGAGATTAATTTTGCCCATGTAGAATCGCTATTCCATTCACTATCAGCGTTTGCGTGATAAAGTTTAACATTAGCTTGAAGAGCTTTTAAGATATAAATAATTGTTGCTGAATCAACTCCACCTGAAAGGTCAGCGGATATCTCAGAGTAACTAACTGTATTTTGACTAAGCAATTCTAGAAGGCGCTCTCGTATTTTTGGATAAATAGATTCGACTTTGTTTTCTAAGTTTGGAGGTGTCCAAGTTTGTATGGTTTCTAAGATTCCATTTGTTGTACATTTCAAAATATAGAATGGTTGGATCGTGTTTACATTTTCCCATAATGGAATATTTTGGAATGGGTAGTATGGTAAATTATGAATTAGATTTAATGCAAGAGCCGATTTAGAAATTGGTAAATTAAGAAATAATGCGATATTTGCTGATGAATCACTAATGATTAGTTCATCATTTGAGTCCACCCATGAAAGAGAAACATCAAATAATGATCCTCCCATAAATAGCCCTTCTTTAGTTATGAAAACAAATACGCCTTTAGAAATATTTGCTTGAAGATAATCTAATATGTTTTCTGTAGAAGTGTAGTTAAATTGGTCTTTATTACAAAATATTCTTGAATATTCAGAAGAAATACAGTAAATTTCAAATTGATCACGTGTATGTTGAGAGTACTCGGTATTGGATACCAGCAGTATATTAGTATAGTCTGTAGTAATACGTTTTTGAAACATCGATTTTTTTGAGGATATTGAGATATTTGATTTGTTTAAAATAATTAGAAACACCTCCCTAAATAAAGACTATGCGGATTATTAAAAAAGGTCATCGAATTACATAATTCGATGACCACTAGCATAATTATTTCCCGTTTTGTATTTTAGTAATAAATTATAACTTGGAAAAGAGCGCGTCCACCAAATACATCTCTAAATTTACCTGTCCAAAGACCACGAGTAGATTCTTTAAAACCTGCAATTTTTTCAATTGATGGTTTACTGTAATTTTGCTTTGTCATAGAGTTCACCTCCTTCATAGTTGGTGTATACTAAATTTTCTAATTCAAGTAAATTAGAAAACAGTTACCTGGATTACTTACTACTGAAAAATGAGTTTAGGAAATTCTTGACATTTATATTTTAATTAAACAATAGATCAAAACAGCAAGAATCAGGAAATGGTATACTCTTAATATGTTTTTTTATTTTTAGTAGCTTTTTTCTATTCAATCAACATATTAATCATACAAAAAAGGGGGCAATTTGTAATGAGTATATTGTGCAATTAGTTAAGAAAGAGTATGATGAAGTTAACATTAAAAGAGACATAGAGTGGAATATAAATAAAATCTGTATTGTTTATTACATTAGTGGGATATTAGAGAATTTTATTCAAACTATGAATTCAAAATTAGTATCTTTAAAAAACGAAGACCCATAGAATAGTGAAGGAATAGTTAGATTGGAGGAGAGTGCATGAAAGAAAAATTTGTTTATTTGTTATCCTCATTTGTATTCTTAGTGATTGCTCTATTTACTATTAAGCAGAATGATTATTTGTATGGCTCACAAGCAACAATTGTTGTACCGATTATCGTTGGACTTATTATTTTTTGTGTTGTCATTATTTTCATTTCTAGAGATATTAAAAAGATTAGATACTTCGCTGTACTTACTTTTTTTACTTCCATTTCCTTAGTAATAGGATTATTTCCTTATTCTTTTGTGCATCCTGTCAAATCCCTGATAATTTCATTTTTACCTTACTTTGTCTATAAGTTTTTTATCACTTTTAACTTAATTTCGATCTCATCTGTTTCTAAAAAAATTGATCAAATTTTATTTATACAATCTATTATTGTATCCATGTTACTGCTTCTTAATTTTGAAAAATTCACATGGATGGTGAGTACAGTAATCATTTTGGATATTTTTGGTTGTTTATTTTTATATTTTAAAGGAAAAGATCGACTAACCATTCGAACAAAAAAAGAACAAGTTTTTCTAATTCGAATACTAGTTTTATCGCTATTTTCGTTAATTATTTCTACTTCAATTTTAAGTGGGTTGACTCTTTTTCTTATCCCAATCACAGTCGGAATTATTTTAATAAAGCGTAATGAAATTAGCTTAGATAAAGTTTCAATTATTATAAATTTAGTTACTCATTTTATCTGTATAGGACTCTTCTTTATTATTAATTTTTATTTTCTCCGATTATCTATATTAGATATCTCTTTTATTTCTATTTTTTATTGTTTGATTCTGTTCATCCTCTATTTGAAGAATTGGTATCTGAGTAGTATTGAGATAAGGCGGATTCAACAAAGGAAAAAAGAATTTCAAAAAGAAAAAATTGATCTTGTACAAACTATCAGTAAAGAAAAAACGCTGTCTTCCGTGGGTACTTTAATTAGTAAAATATTATTACAACATTACGAAATTGATAGCTATTTAATGGTTTGGAAAGATCAATACTCCCCCTATATTTTGTCTAGCGCAGGAGAACTTTCCAAATTGGTTTTAACGAATAAAATGATTGCTGAATTTGAATGCGACTCTAACATATTCCATTATCACAACAATAAATATAGAAAATTCACTTTTTGTGAGAACAAACAAGTTTTAGGCTGGTTACTCATAAATAAAGAAGAAGGTTCTGACTTAGCGAATATGAAACATGAAGAAATAAATGAGTTAGTTTGTGTTGTTGGGAAAATAATTATTGAAAATGAACGTTTATATGATGTGAGACAAGAAGCATTGAAAATAGAAAGTTTGTCTTATGATGAATACGTGAACTATGAGTATTTAAACATGGTACAAAATTTTCATAAAGACTTTTCATTTTTTATCCACGACAATGTTTTGCAAAATATTTTGGCTTTAAAAAAATTAATCGAATCGATGTCTACTGAAGATGTAGAAACAAAAAAATTAGTATTAGAAACTTTTGATACCTTAAATAAAACCTTTAGGGATAAAATATTTGAACTATATCCTTCTGCGATTGAAACTGCTCCTTTATCACAAAGTATTCGAATTCTTTGTGATAAATTTAATAAGGAACATGAATGTATACTTGTTCATTTTTATTGTCCACAAGAAACGCATTTAAAAAAAGAAGAGAAGTTTCATATTTATCGAATTATGCAAGAATTACTAACTAATGCTTTAAAACACTCTCAAGCAACAAAAATTTTTGCTTCACTTATTCAACATGAATTTTACATTGAGGGTATTGTAAAAGATGATGGTATAGGATTTGATTATAGCAAAATAAAGCTTAGAGAATTTGAACATGAGCATTTTGGTATTTTATCAATCAATCAAGAAGTTCATTCATTAAACGGAAAAATGAAGGTGTCATCTGTAAACCCGCATGGGACAAAATTTACAATAACTTTACCGATTGTAAAGGAGGATATAAGTTCATGAAAGTATATTTACTAGATGATCATGCACTTTTTTCTAAGAGTCTGGAAATTGCATTTCGACCAATGGATATCTCAATTATTAGCTTTACTGAGCCAGAAATATTTTTAGGTAAACTAAAAAATAATCAACCAGATTTAGTGTTATTGGATATCCATATTGGAAAATTAAGTGGATTTGATATATCTAAAAAGATTCTTAAGAATTTTCCGAATCAAAAAGTGGTTTTTTTATCGGGCTTTGATTTAATTGAGTATAAGAATGAAGCAATAAAGTCAGGAGCATGGGGACTATTAAATAAAAATGTAACAATTGAAGAACTATATGATGATTTAAAAAAAATACATCATGGAAATAATCTTCTACCCAAGTGCCAAAGTACATTATATGTTCTGAGTGAACGAGAAAAAGAGATACTAAAATGTGCGGCAGAAGGTCTTAGGCAACAGGAAATAGCAGAGCGTCTTTATATTAGTAGAAGAACAGTAAACAATCATCTTGTTTCCATAAATAATAAATTAGGGGTGAATTCAACTGTTTGTGCAATTATTCAAGCTATTGAATTGGGAATTATTAGAGTAAAAGGATATTGATACTTAAAAAATATGTCAATGTTTACGGAGTGCCATACCCCATATTATAAAGGGTATTTTTCATGATTTAGATTATAACCAATGTTCAGTTCAACTTGTTTGTGGGTAGTAGAAATTGATTTAAGTGTTCTCCTACCATTCTATTCAAAATATTCAGTCTGTTTTTTTATGTGAAAAATAGCACAATAGTTGTGTAGGACAATTTATTTGAATTGCAAGGTGAATTTTTATTAAGACTTTTTTTTGAAATTGAGGAAGAAAGGATGAAAAGTATTTAGTACATCATAGCCAAAAGCTATCGATTTATTTGTTTATTTGCATCATTGCAGCGGGAACGCAAGTGGGCTTAGCTTTCGTCTATCAGGCTATTTCTAAAAGTGTACTTGAAGGGAATTTGCAAAGGTTTATTCGTCTTTGTTTTTTTGTACTACTATATCTTTTATTCGATGCGCTTATGGACTATTTACCAAGGCTTACAAGAGCTCGATTGGTTCAATCGGTTACGATGGATTTGAGAAATAAGCTTGTAGAAAACGTTGAAAGTACATCAATAAAGGATATGAATCAAATAGAGAGTACATTCTTTATAGCAAGGCTTATTAATGAGTTGGAAGTTGTTGAGAAAGGGTATTTGAATCCTTTAGCCAGAATATTTTTAAGTGTCTTTGTGTTCGTTTTTTCTCTGATTTCTGCATTAACCTTACAGAACTCTTTTACACTAATTGTGGTTGTATTGTCCATTTTTCCACTAGCAGCACTTTTTTTAGCAAAGAGAATTTTATCTGGAAAGAAAAGTAACATGCTAGATAAGCAAAAGCGATTTTTAGAAAAGTATGAGGAATTGGTATATAAATTTTTAACGCTTAGGATATTTAATAGTTTTCCGTTTATCAATAGACGATTATTTTCGTTAAACGATAGGCTAAGGGATTCTAAAGTAGACTACGCTTCAGCTCAAGGTAAAACGTATGGAGTATCTTACGCTTTAGGAAATATCGTGTATACCGGAACATGGATAGTAGGTGGGATTTATGTTATTACCAGCTCGTTAACCTTTCCAGAATTAATAGCAATGACTCAATTAATGAGTATGATTGCTGGTCCAATTCAATATTTTACTGACTCATTTCCAGAATTAGTTTCTAGAAAAAATTGCTGATGATTTGATTGATTACATTGAGCAGGACTCCGCAATAAAATCCAATAGTTTCGAAGAATATCAGTCATGAATTTTAAATAATATACAGTCTAGTTAAGGATCCCAGCTCTTGATTCAAAGTACAAGCTTGTGGACAATTGAGTTTCTTGCACTTTTTTTGAAAATAATTGTTCAACGTCTTTCTAAAAGCTGTTTTTTCTCATAGATTTATATTTAATGATCGCTATTCGAATTTTATATTGAAGCACTCAATCAGTATTTTTTCTATACTAGTAGTGCATATAGTTAGTATGTTTTTTAAAATGGATATTTTTAAAAAGTTAAGATGTGAACTAATAAGGAATTGATTTAGACTCTAAAAATAATTAGAATATATGTAAGAAAGTTGTTTTTTAAAAATGATTCAAGAAAATAAGTTGGTAAAGGAGTGAGTGATATGTACAAAATTGCATTATGTGATGATGAAGCGTTACAAAGTTCAGAGTTAGAGAAGATGATTGCAGAATACTTGGTTAATCAACAGATTGAATTTGAAATTGATATATATGAACGAGGGGAATCGTTGTTGAAAGCGATTGAGAAACAGTTGCTTAGCTATCAAATTATTTTTCTTGATATCGAAATGGCGGGAATAAATGGTATAGAAACAGCTAAAGAAATCAGAAAACAAGATCAACATGTGTTGCTAAATTACATTACAAGCTACGATAAATACAGTATGGAAAGCTTCGAAGTGTCCCCCTTTAGATATTTGTTAAAACCAATCGAGAAAAAAACAATTGAAGCATTGTTAGATTTGGCTGTTGAAAAAATTGAATTGAGCAAGCGCTATTTATTCGTTAAAAGCAATAGAGTTCAGCATCAAATTTGTTACGATCAAGTTGTAACGATTTCGTCAGAAAAAGGTAGACAAATTAGAATTGAATTATCCAACGAAGTGGAAGACATTTTATTTTATGGGAAAATAAAGGAAATGGAAAAGACTCTGAATGATTTATTTTTTGTTAAAATTAATTGTGGGACAATTGTCAATATGAACTGCATAACAATGGTAGAGGATAGTCTAATTTATTTAAATAATGGAAAGCAAGTAACGGTCAGTAGAGGAAAAAGAAAGTTTTTTTCACAGAGATATAATCATTTTGTTGAAAGATCAATTGGAGTATGAGTGAATTTCTGATGATTTTATTAGCTATCTTTTTAATTGGACTTCAAGGTTTATATATCGCATTTTATTTGACAAGTTTTTTAGAGTTGAAATATAGCAGAAAAGCATTTTTTTCTATATGTACTTTATTGATTTTAGTTTCTAAAATTAATGTAAATCGTGGTGTGGAAACTCTTGAATTTAGATATTCAATTTTTGGGATAATTGCCATGATGATTATCAATTGCTTTTATGGTTCTATCTCTAAAAAAATATTTCATTATTTTTGTATTGTCTGTTTATTTTGGTTTCAAAATAAACTTTTAGTCTTATCTCAAGGGAAAGATCATCCAGATATCCTGTTGCTAAAGTTCATTCTCTCGTATAGTTCTGTTACTATTTTAGCCATATTGATTGTTGCTTTCTTATACTATTTTAGAAATAAGCATGAAATAGGTTTGGAAAACAAAGAATATGTGATGTTATCAGTTGCTCCTTTTATTTCAATTTTGTTACTTATGTATCCTTTTGCTTTTAGTATTTGGGAAGAAATTTTATTTAGTTTTGCCATGATGGGCATTAATGTAATGACTATTTTTTTATATAACTATTTGACAGAAAAGACTTATCAACTACAACAACAAACTTTGTTGAGTGCTCAAAATCAACATTACGAAGAAGTTCTGAAGAATCAGCAAGAATTAAGAATCTTAAAGCATGATTTGAAAAACTTATTACTTGGATTACGTTATCATATTCAAAAGGGAAATGTGGAAAAAGCCAATTTGATGTTGGAAGATATTGCTGCTGATTCAGTTTATTCTTATAAATCTTATACGGAGTGTTGGCCGATAGATACCGTATTAAATAGTAAAATTACTCAGATGGAAAAAGAAAAAATCAAATTTTTCTTAGACTTAAAAGTACCAGCGGATCTTAAAGTGGATGGAATAGCAGTAGATATTTGTGCAATTTTAGGAAATGCATTAGATAATGCTTTAGAAGAATGTATTAGAATTGATACTTGCTTAAAAATAAATATTCACATTTATTATCATGAAAGAAAACT
Proteins encoded in this window:
- a CDS encoding LytR/AlgR family response regulator transcription factor, coding for MYKIALCDDEALQSSELEKMIAEYLVNQQIEFEIDIYERGESLLKAIEKQLLSYQIIFLDIEMAGINGIETAKEIRKQDQHVLLNYITSYDKYSMESFEVSPFRYLLKPIEKKTIEALLDLAVEKIELSKRYLFVKSNRVQHQICYDQVVTISSEKGRQIRIELSNEVEDILFYGKIKEMEKTLNDLFFVKINCGTIVNMNCITMVEDSLIYLNNGKQVTVSRGKRKFFSQRYNHFVERSIGV
- a CDS encoding sensor histidine kinase; the encoded protein is MILLAIFLIGLQGLYIAFYLTSFLELKYSRKAFFSICTLLILVSKINVNRGVETLEFRYSIFGIIAMMIINCFYGSISKKIFHYFCIVCLFWFQNKLLVLSQGKDHPDILLLKFILSYSSVTILAILIVAFLYYFRNKHEIGLENKEYVMLSVAPFISILLLMYPFAFSIWEEILFSFAMMGINVMTIFLYNYLTEKTYQLQQQTLLSAQNQHYEEVLKNQQELRILKHDLKNLLLGLRYHIQKGNVEKANLMLEDIAADSVYSYKSYTECWPIDTVLNSKITQMEKEKIKFFLDLKVPADLKVDGIAVDICAILGNALDNALEECIRIDTCLKINIHIYYHERKLVFKITNPTKIQSLNISGKLIKSSKKLNRYGRGINSIKERVKRLHGYSDFSWEADEFKVIIIIPIKYNK